A stretch of Castanea sativa cultivar Marrone di Chiusa Pesio chromosome 2, ASM4071231v1 DNA encodes these proteins:
- the LOC142624044 gene encoding putative calcium-transporting ATPase 13, plasma membrane-type, with protein sequence MPTISIIHDNLESIQSLLNVPNTLSEPKKRWRSAFVSIYYYRAFLSLFKTSLSKKKYTKISPSHSFIILDLNQDNKLKTDQASLTKIDQKTLTELVKEKDIEKLQIIGGIDRLASSLKTNVESGIQGNIEDIAHRHEAFGTNTYKRPPTKSFFHFVVEAFKDLTILILLGCAVLSLVFGIKENGIKEGWYDGGSIFVAIFLVIAVSTISNFRQNRQFDKLSKVSNNIQIEVVRAGRRQQISIFEIVVGDVICLKIGDQVPADGLFLDGHSLQVDESSMTGESDHVEVNCSHPFLFSGTKVVDGYARMLVTSVGMNTIWGEMMSSISRDTNEQTPLQARLNKLTSSIGKVGLAVAFLVLVVLLVRYFTGNTTDENGNKEFNGSSTKVDDILNAVVGFVAAAVTIVVVAIPEGLPLAVTLTLAYSMKRMMGDQAMVRKLSACETMGSATTICTDKTGTLTLNKMKVTKFWLGKESFAPATYSKIAPYILELLQEGVALNTTGSVYKPTLGSEIEFSGSPTEQAILSWAVLELNMEMEQLTQSRKILYVEAFNSQKKRSGVITRRKIDNTIHVHWKGAAEMILKMCSSYYDASGIMKDLDDSEKMKFEQRIQGMAASSLRCIAFAHKRISKEDQEHDMEQKKIEEDGLTLLGLVGIKDPCRPGVKKAVEDCQNAGVNIKMITGDNVFTAKAIATECGILRFDQDMSGAVVEGIEFRNYTPEERMEKVDKICVMARSSPFDKLLMVECLKQKGHVVAVTGDGTNDAPALKEADVGLSMGIQGTEVAKESSDIVILDDNFASVATVLRWGRCVYNNIQKFIQFQLTVNVAALVINFVAAVSAGEVPLTAVQLLWVNLIMDTLGALALATEKPTEELMTKPPVGRSEPLITNIMWRNLLAQALYQIIVLLTLQFKGESIFGVTEKVNDTLIFNTFVLCQVFNEFNARKLEKKNVFKGIHRNKLFLGIIAMTIVLQVVMVEFLKKFAGTERLNWGQWGECIGFGIVSWPIGWIVKWIPVPERPFLSYLNMKKMQGLPTSFSFILKTSPR encoded by the coding sequence ATGCCTACTATTAGTATTATCCACGACAACTTGGAGTCCATTCAATCTTTACTTAATGTACCAAACACCCTTAGTGAACCCAAAAAGAGATGGCGCTCAGCTTTTGTTTCCATCTATTATTATAGAGCCTTTCTATCTCTTTTCAAGACTTCCCTATCAAAGAAGAAATATACCAAGATTTCACCCTCCCATTCTTTCATAATTTTGGATCTTAATCAAGACAACAAGTTGAAAACTGATCAAGCAAGTCTCACAAAAATCGATCAAAAAACTCTCACGGAGCTTGTGAAAGAGAAAGACATTGAAAAGCTCCAAATTATTGGAGGCATTGATAGGCTGGCATCCAGTCTTAAAACCAATGTTGAAAGCGGGATTCAAGGCAATATTGAAGACATTGCCCACCGACACGAGGCTTTTGGCACAAACACCTACAAAAGACCGCCCACAAAGAGCTTCTTCCATTTTGTAGTGGAAGCCTTCAAGGATCTTACCATTCTCATCCTTCTAGGCTGTGCTGTTCTTTCTCTTGTGTTTGGCATCAAAGAAAATGGAATTAAAGAAGGATGGTATGACGGTGGAAGCATATTTGTTGCTATATTTCTAGTCATTGCTGTTTCCACCATAAGTAACTTTCGGCAAAACAGACAATTTGACAAGTTATCCAAAGTCAGCAACAATATCCAAATTGAAGTAGTAAGAGCTGGGAGGCGTCAACAAATTTCAATATTTGAAATTGTCGTTGGAGATGTCATTTGCTTAAAGATTGGAGATCAAGTTCCAGCAGATGGACTATTCTTAGACGGGCATTCATTGCAAGTGGATGAATCTAGCATGACAGGGGAAAGTGACCATGTAGAAGTAAATTGTAGTcatccatttttgttttctggtACTAAGGTGGTTGATGGCTATGCTAGGATGCTTGTCACTTCAGTTGGGATGAACACGATATGGGGCGAGATGATGAGTTCAATCAGCCGCGATACCAATGAACAAACACCTTTACAAGCTCGGCTCAACAAGTTGACTTCATCAATAGGTAAGGTTGGTTTGGCAGTTGCTTTCCTAGTTCTTGTAGTCTTGTTGGTTCGATACTTCACAGGGAATACTACTGATGAGAATGGAAATAAAGAGTTCAACGGCAGCAGCACCAAGGTTGATGACATACTAAATGCTGTGGTGGGATTTGTAGCCGCTGCAGTTACTATTGTCGTGGTTGCAATTCCAGAAGGTTTGCCTTTGGCTGTGACACTTACGCTTGCTTATTCCATGAAAAGAATGATGGGTGATCAAGCAATGGTGCGGAAGCTCTCTGCCTGTGAGACCATGGGCTCTGCCACCACCATTTGTACTGACAAAACAGGCACCCTCACTCTGAATAAAATGAAGGTGACTAAGTTTTGGCTAGGGAAAGAATCTTTTGCACCAGCTACTTACTCAAAAATCGCTCCATATATTCTTGAACTGCTACAAGAAGGAGTAGCTCTAAACACAACCGGCAGTGTTTACAAGCCTACTTTAGGGTCTGAAATTGAGTTCTCAGGCAGTCCCACCGAACAAGCAATTCTTTCATGGGCTGTTTTGGAGCTAAACATGGAAATGGAACAATTGACGCAAAGCCGTAAGATTCTTTACGTTGAAGCATTCAATTCACAGAAGAAACGAAGCGGGGTCATAACAAGGAGAAAGATAGACAATACAATTCATGTACACTGGAAAGGAGCTGCAGAGATGATATTGAAAATGTGTTCAAGTTACTATGATGCTTCTGGAATTATGAAAGATCTAGATGATAGTGAAAAGATGAAATTCGAACAAAGAATTCAAGGTATGGCAGCCAGCAGCCTCCGGTGCATTGCTTTTGCACATAAGCGAATTTCAAAAGAAGATCAAGAACATGATATGGAGCAAAAGAAGATAGAAGAAGATGGTCTGACCCTATTAGGACTGGTGGGTATTAAGGACCCATGTCGTCCAGGGGTAAAGAAGGCTGTGGAAGATTGCCAAAATGCAGGTGTGAACATCAAAATGATCACTGGAGACAATGTTTTCACAGCCAAAGCTATTGCCACTGAATGTGGAATATTGAGGTTTGATCAAGACATGAGTGGAGCAGTGGTAGAAGGCATTGAATTCAGAAACTACACACCAGAGGAGAGAATGGAGAAAGTTGATAAAATTTGTGTGATGGCAAGGTCATCTCCCTTTGACAAGCTATTAATGGTAGAATGTTTGAAACAAAAAGGTCATGTAGTTGCAGTCACTGGGGATGGCACAAACGATGCACCAGCATTGAAAGAAGCTGATGTGGGGCTTTCAATGGGAATTCAGGGCACCGAGGTGGCCAAGGAAAGCTCAGATATTGTCATTTTGGATGACAACTTTGCCTCTGTTGCCACAGTTTTAAGGTGGGGAAGATGTGTGTATAACAACATCCAAAAGTTCATTCAATTCCAACTCACCGTGAATGTTGCTGCTCTTGTGATCAACTTTGTGGCAGCTGTCTCAGCTGGTGAAGTCCCATTAACCGCAGTTCAGTTATTATGGGTGAATCTAATTATGGACACATTGGGTGCTCTAGCTCTTGCAACAGAGAAGCCCACTGAAGAGTTGATGACAAAGCCACCAGTAGGTCGATCTGAACCACTTATTACCAACATAATGTGGAGAAATCTCTTAGCCCAAGCTTTGTACCAGATTATCGTCCTCCTGACCTTGCAATTCAAAGGTGAATCAATCTTTGGTGTGACTGAAAAGGTAAATGACACATTGATCTTCAATACTTTCGTCCTTTGTCAAGTGTTCAATGAATTCAATGCAAGAAAGCTTGAGAAGAAGAATGTGTTTAAAGGGATACATAGGAACAAGTTGTTTTTGGGGATCATAGCCATGACCATAGTCCTTCAGGTGGTGATGGTAGAATTTTTGAAGAAGTTTGCAGGTACAGAAAGGTTGAATTGGGGGCAATGGGGTGAGTGCATTGGATTTGGAATAGTATCTTGGCCAATTGGTTGGATTGTGAAGTGGATACCTGTTCCAGAAAGACCATTTCTAAGCTACCTAAACATGAAAAAGATGCAAGGACTTCCAACCTCATTTTCGTTCATATTGAAGACAAGCCCAAGGTAG
- the LOC142624045 gene encoding uncharacterized protein LOC142624045: MHKDRILKLAKGFRGRAKNCIRIARERVEKALQYSYRDRRNKKRDMRSLWIQRINAGTRQHGVNYGNFMHGLMKENIQLNRKVLSELSMHEPYSFKALVDISRNAFPGNKNVVLPPKKEGISIVL; the protein is encoded by the exons atgcataagGACAGGATATTGAAGCTTGCAAAGGGGTTCAGGGGCAGGGCCAAGAACTGCATAAGGATAGCCAGAGAGAGAGTGGAGAAGGCCTTGCAGTACTCCTACAGAGACCGCCGCAACAAGAAGCGTGACATGCGCTCTCTCTGGATCCAGCGCATCAATGCTGGCACCCGCCAACACGGT GTTAATTATGGAAATTTCATGCATGGACTAATGAAAGAGAACATCCAACTGAACAGGAAAGTTTTGTCAGAACTGTCTATGCATGAACCATATAGTTTCAAGGCCTTGGTAGACATCTCTCGGAATGCATTCCCTGGAAACAAGAATGTGGTGCTTCCTCCCAAAAAGGAAGgcatttcaattgttttgtaA